In Desulfobacterales bacterium, the DNA window TCTTCCAGATGAACCTGTGGTACGGCAAAGACGGCTATGTTAAAAAAGAAGAAAACTCCATCGTTTGGCCGGTCCGGTATGCCGAAGAGCTGAATAAGGGATAAAGACAGATGAGCCAAATTACCATCGGAGCGGCTTCCGATCCCGGAAGGAAGCGAAAAGAAAATCAGGACTCCCATGCGTTTTTCTGCCCCCCGGAGGGCACCGCCCACAAAAAAGGAATTTTACTGGCATTGGCCGACGGCATGGGGGGTCATGCCGGCGGGTCCATTGCCTCCAAATTAGCAATCGACACGCTCATTCAGACCTATTATGACGACACCGGCGCCGGCATCCCGGAATCCCTTGAAAAGTCAGTTCAGGCGGCCAATCAAAAAGTTCTGGAGAAAAGCCGGAGCGACCCTGACGTACAGGGGCTGGGTTCCACCCTGACGGCGGTTGTTTTCCAGGGATCCGACATGTACCATGCCCACGTCGGCGACAGTCGGGGATATTCCATTTTCGCCAATCAGATCACCCAGTTTACCGAAGACCATTCTTACGTTGCCAGCCTGGTTAAGGCCGGCGTCATCAGCGCGGAAGAAGCCCTGACGCATCCCGAAGGAAACATCATCACCCGGGCGATCGGTGTTCAGGAAGACTTGAAGGTGGACACCTCCCCGACGCCCGCAAGAATCCATAAGGATC includes these proteins:
- a CDS encoding Stp1/IreP family PP2C-type Ser/Thr phosphatase, with protein sequence MSQITIGAASDPGRKRKENQDSHAFFCPPEGTAHKKGILLALADGMGGHAGGSIASKLAIDTLIQTYYDDTGAGIPESLEKSVQAANQKVLEKSRSDPDVQGLGSTLTAVVFQGSDMYHAHVGDSRGYSIFANQITQFTEDHSYVASLVKAGVISAEEALTHPEGNIITRAIGVQEDLKVDTSPTPARIHKDQFVLLCCDGLYKEVPDQEILATVYEFRDPDAISKKLIEKANENGGNDNITVVIARIDTVEGAPTWLNRFLRLLRK